A region from the Achromobacter seleniivolatilans genome encodes:
- a CDS encoding ABC transporter substrate-binding protein, translated as MTYAPSSKLLATLFMTLTFGLASGQAKALTVYTAGPGGLIKQLAAGFHEKTGIKVDVFQATTGKVMARLEAEAANPRADILISASWDTAQDLDQRGWLMPYESPNAAQVPARFKAPTYVAQGISALGIVWNTQSGTPEPRDWADLTGPQFKQVVTMPDPALSGASLDLLLGLQNAQGDAAWKLFETLRDNGMTISGPNAQALTPVLQGAKAAVFGAVDYVSYASVEKGESIKVIFPSSGTAIAPRPMMILKTARQADEARKFIDYVLSEDGQRAVADAWLMPARQDVAAKRPLFKDLALLPETSVSSASRADVLTRFGRVFGQH; from the coding sequence ATGACATACGCACCCTCTTCCAAACTACTTGCTACGCTCTTTATGACGCTTACGTTCGGATTGGCCTCGGGCCAGGCCAAGGCGCTGACCGTTTACACCGCCGGTCCCGGCGGCCTGATCAAACAACTGGCGGCTGGCTTCCACGAGAAGACCGGCATCAAGGTGGACGTCTTTCAGGCCACCACGGGTAAAGTCATGGCGCGGCTGGAGGCCGAAGCGGCCAACCCGCGTGCCGACATCCTGATCTCCGCGTCTTGGGACACCGCCCAAGACCTGGATCAGCGCGGCTGGCTGATGCCTTATGAAAGCCCCAACGCCGCCCAGGTTCCTGCCCGTTTCAAGGCGCCCACCTATGTCGCGCAAGGCATTTCCGCGCTCGGCATCGTCTGGAACACCCAGAGCGGCACACCGGAACCCCGCGACTGGGCTGACCTGACCGGCCCTCAGTTCAAGCAAGTCGTCACCATGCCGGACCCGGCGCTGTCTGGCGCGTCCTTGGATTTGCTGCTGGGCCTGCAGAACGCCCAGGGCGACGCGGCCTGGAAGCTCTTCGAGACCCTGCGTGACAACGGCATGACCATCTCCGGCCCCAACGCACAAGCCTTGACGCCCGTGTTGCAAGGCGCCAAGGCCGCAGTGTTCGGCGCGGTCGATTATGTGTCCTACGCCAGCGTCGAAAAGGGCGAATCGATCAAGGTCATTTTCCCGTCCAGCGGCACAGCCATTGCGCCGCGCCCCATGATGATTCTGAAAACCGCGCGCCAGGCCGACGAGGCCCGCAAGTTCATCGACTATGTCTTGTCCGAAGACGGCCAGCGTGCTGTAGCCGATGCCTGGCTGATGCCCGCCCGCCAAGACGTGGCGGCCAAACGTCCGCTGTTCAAAGATCTGGCCCTGCTGCCGGAAACCAGCGTGTCCTCGGCCTCGCGCGCGGACGTGCTGACCCGCTTTGGCCGCGTGTTCGGCCAACACTGA
- a CDS encoding ABC transporter ATP-binding protein, protein MIAHTPDTSRTGITVRGLRHAFNGHTVLDGVDLDVPAGTVLALLGPSGCGKSTLLKALAGLLRPQHGDIQFDGATVCDARLHEPPERRGLGMVFQDYALWPHMSVAQNVSFPLEMRGVARKARPAMVQDALALVGLHEHAARRPSELSGGQQQRVALARAIVARPRVLLFDEPLSNLDRTLRESLCIEIGALLRRLGTTAVYVTHDHEEAHALAHTIARMSHGRIADLVATNKDTA, encoded by the coding sequence TTGATCGCGCACACCCCCGACACCAGCCGCACGGGCATCACCGTGCGCGGCCTGCGGCATGCTTTCAACGGCCATACGGTGCTGGACGGCGTGGACCTGGACGTGCCTGCGGGCACGGTCCTGGCGCTGCTGGGTCCATCGGGCTGCGGCAAAAGCACGCTGCTCAAGGCCTTGGCCGGCCTGCTGCGGCCGCAACACGGCGACATCCAGTTTGACGGCGCAACGGTCTGCGACGCCCGGCTGCACGAGCCGCCCGAGCGCCGCGGACTGGGCATGGTCTTTCAGGACTACGCGCTGTGGCCGCACATGAGTGTGGCGCAGAACGTCAGTTTTCCGCTGGAAATGCGGGGCGTGGCACGCAAGGCGCGGCCAGCGATGGTGCAAGACGCACTGGCGCTGGTCGGCCTGCATGAACACGCAGCCCGCCGCCCCAGCGAGCTGTCTGGCGGGCAGCAACAGCGCGTTGCGCTGGCCCGCGCCATCGTCGCCCGACCGCGCGTGCTGCTGTTTGATGAACCCCTATCCAATCTGGACCGGACGCTGCGCGAATCGCTGTGCATCGAGATCGGCGCGCTGCTGCGCCGGCTGGGCACCACCGCCGTCTACGTCACGCATGACCACGAAGAAGCCCATGCCTTGGCACACACCATTGCCCGCATGTCGCACGGCCGTATCGCCGATCTCGTGGCCACCAACAAGGACACTGCATAA
- a CDS encoding porin — MKSTLRIAAAGACLSVLSLATAQAQAATATSVQLYGLIDTGLQYVNNGPDGASKTGMSTGNLSGSRWGLKGSEDLGDGASAIFVLENGFDSDNGKTLQGDRLFGRQAYVGLSSKTWGRLTLGRHNTLMIEWMSKYNPFDNANFSIKRPDAAFSDRTDNAVMYVGKLGPVSIGGYYSFGWNNEQSFSDKTLGRMIGGGLRYQSGGLDAGLLYHSKNADKPKAGATSDNREDRIVAGVSYDFDGFKVYAGYRWLEQKLTQRNYKNNMTWLGATYKPQANMRLSAAVYHLDDATCDDMNNSVCPAVQAAGSGQKSTMFVLGNEYDLSKRTTLYAVAAYAMNDDKSSLSLLGGKYGANVEPGKNQFGLNLGLRHRF, encoded by the coding sequence ATGAAATCGACTCTCCGCATTGCGGCGGCTGGCGCCTGCCTGTCCGTCTTATCCCTGGCCACCGCGCAAGCGCAAGCCGCCACCGCCACCTCGGTTCAGCTGTATGGGCTGATCGACACCGGCCTGCAATACGTCAACAACGGTCCAGATGGCGCCAGCAAAACTGGCATGAGCACCGGCAACCTGAGCGGTTCGCGCTGGGGTTTGAAGGGTTCCGAAGACCTGGGCGACGGCGCCTCCGCCATCTTCGTGCTGGAAAACGGCTTTGACTCGGACAACGGCAAAACCCTGCAAGGCGACCGCCTGTTCGGCCGCCAAGCCTATGTGGGCCTGTCCAGCAAGACCTGGGGCCGCCTGACGCTGGGCCGCCACAACACGCTGATGATCGAATGGATGAGCAAGTACAACCCGTTCGACAACGCCAATTTCTCCATCAAGCGCCCTGACGCCGCATTCTCCGACCGCACCGACAACGCGGTGATGTACGTCGGCAAGCTCGGTCCCGTATCCATTGGCGGCTACTACAGCTTTGGCTGGAACAACGAACAGTCATTCAGCGACAAGACGCTGGGCCGCATGATCGGCGGCGGCCTGCGCTACCAATCGGGCGGCCTTGACGCGGGTCTGCTCTACCACTCCAAGAACGCCGACAAGCCCAAAGCGGGCGCCACCAGCGACAACCGAGAAGACCGCATCGTGGCCGGAGTTTCTTATGACTTCGACGGCTTCAAGGTCTATGCCGGCTACCGTTGGCTGGAGCAGAAGCTGACGCAGCGCAACTACAAAAACAACATGACCTGGCTGGGCGCGACCTACAAGCCGCAGGCCAATATGCGCTTGTCGGCCGCCGTTTATCACCTGGACGACGCCACCTGCGACGACATGAACAACAGCGTCTGCCCGGCCGTGCAAGCCGCGGGTTCCGGTCAAAAGTCGACCATGTTCGTGCTGGGCAATGAGTACGACCTGTCCAAGCGTACGACCTTGTACGCCGTCGCTGCCTACGCCATGAACGACGACAAATCGTCCTTGAGCCTGCTGGGCGGCAAGTACGGCGCGAATGTCGAACCGGGCAAGAATCAGTTCGGCCTGAACCTCGGCCTGCGGCACCGGTTTTGA
- a CDS encoding Lrp/AsnC family transcriptional regulator, translating into MKDTALLHQLDAIDWKIMKILQEDGRLSNAELAERVSLSASPCWKRLKRLETTGVIRGYQAILDRRALGMGVVAFVSISLENHTEKTCHAFEASVLAMPEVLACHNTTGQHDYLLHIMARDFDAYSEFVRNRLRTLPGVKELLSTLSMHEVKSSTKLHL; encoded by the coding sequence ATGAAAGACACTGCCTTGTTACATCAACTTGACGCAATCGATTGGAAGATTATGAAAATCCTTCAAGAAGATGGGCGTCTGAGCAACGCAGAGCTGGCTGAACGTGTTTCGCTGTCGGCGTCCCCATGCTGGAAGCGGTTAAAGCGGCTAGAGACCACAGGCGTCATTCGCGGCTACCAGGCCATCCTGGACCGCCGCGCCTTAGGGATGGGCGTCGTGGCCTTTGTGAGCATCTCACTTGAAAATCACACCGAGAAAACCTGCCACGCCTTTGAAGCCAGCGTGCTTGCCATGCCGGAAGTTCTGGCCTGCCACAACACCACAGGCCAGCATGATTACCTGCTGCACATCATGGCCCGCGACTTCGATGCGTACTCTGAATTCGTGCGCAACCGGCTACGCACCCTGCCCGGCGTAAAAGAGCTGCTCAGTACGCTGTCCATGCACGAAGTGAAGTCCTCCACCAAGCTGCATCTGTAA
- a CDS encoding cystathionine gamma-synthase family protein, translating into MTYSTYHKKDIFGRPLHAETQMMSYGYDPFLSEGAVKPPVFLTSTFAFRSAEDGAAFFDLVSGRKPLPQGESAGLVYSRFNHPNLEIVEDRLSLLDGSEAAAVTSSGMSAISSVLMAFLRPGDQLVQSVPLYGGTETLIAKIFPEWGIGSHPIHDGLSPKSMRDALEAAAAKGAVRVFYVETPANPTNALFDFEGMKNEIDAFETRHGYRPISVCDNTLLGPIFQKPAEHGVDLCVYSLTKYVGGHSDLVAGAVTGSKELIKKVRAIRSAFGSQLDPHSCWMITRSMETVVLRMKQAARTATKVAQWLAGNSHEKVQIFHPETIADRTYQEVYKRQCTGPGSTFAFVLEGGRPRAFRFINALHLFKSAVSLGGTESLVCHPASTTHSGVPAADRDAAGVSEGLIRISIGLEHEEDLIADMDNAFRTS; encoded by the coding sequence ATGACTTATTCGACCTATCACAAGAAAGATATTTTTGGCCGTCCGCTGCATGCGGAAACGCAGATGATGTCCTATGGCTACGATCCTTTCCTGTCGGAAGGCGCGGTCAAGCCGCCTGTTTTTCTGACGTCCACCTTTGCGTTCCGATCGGCCGAGGACGGCGCCGCTTTTTTTGATCTGGTATCCGGCCGCAAGCCCTTGCCGCAGGGCGAATCGGCGGGCTTGGTGTACAGCCGCTTCAATCACCCCAATCTGGAAATCGTGGAAGACCGGCTGTCGCTGCTGGACGGCTCGGAAGCCGCCGCAGTGACGTCCAGCGGCATGTCTGCGATCAGTTCGGTGCTGATGGCGTTCTTGCGCCCGGGTGATCAGTTGGTGCAGTCCGTGCCTTTGTATGGCGGCACCGAGACCTTGATTGCCAAGATTTTTCCGGAGTGGGGCATAGGCTCGCATCCGATCCATGACGGCTTGTCGCCGAAAAGCATGCGCGACGCGCTGGAAGCGGCTGCGGCCAAGGGCGCGGTGCGCGTGTTTTATGTGGAAACGCCCGCGAATCCCACCAACGCGCTGTTCGATTTCGAAGGCATGAAAAACGAGATCGACGCGTTTGAAACGCGTCATGGCTACCGGCCGATTTCGGTGTGCGACAACACGCTGCTGGGGCCGATCTTTCAGAAGCCCGCCGAACATGGCGTGGATCTGTGTGTCTATTCGCTGACCAAGTACGTGGGCGGCCACAGTGATCTGGTGGCCGGCGCGGTCACGGGCAGCAAAGAACTCATTAAGAAAGTGCGCGCGATACGCAGCGCCTTCGGTTCGCAACTGGACCCGCATTCGTGCTGGATGATTACGCGGTCGATGGAAACGGTGGTGCTGCGCATGAAGCAGGCCGCGCGCACGGCGACCAAGGTTGCGCAATGGCTGGCAGGTAATTCACACGAGAAAGTGCAGATCTTCCATCCCGAAACGATCGCCGATCGCACGTACCAAGAGGTCTACAAGCGGCAATGTACCGGCCCGGGTTCGACCTTTGCCTTTGTGCTGGAAGGCGGCCGCCCGCGCGCCTTCCGCTTTATCAACGCGCTGCATCTGTTCAAGTCGGCGGTCAGCCTGGGCGGCACGGAATCGCTGGTTTGCCATCCCGCGTCCACCACCCATTCAGGCGTGCCCGCGGCGGATCGGGATGCGGCAGGCGTGTCGGAAGGGCTTATCCGGATTTCCATCGGGCTTGAACACGAGGAAGACCTGATCGCCGATATGGACAACGCCTTTCGCACCAGCTGA
- a CDS encoding MFS transporter, whose product MQRIHSNAVAAPKSGRWLVLAIVSVALLLIVVDMTVLYTALPRLTHELGVTASAKLWIVNVYALVVSGLLLGMGTLGDRLGHKRLFMMGLAVFGVASLAAAYSPDAAILIAARVLLAVGAAMMMPATLSIIRLTFANERERAVAIGIWASVASGGAALGPVVGGILLEHFWWGSVFLINVPIVLLALPLAWRFIPASRPDASRPWDLTGSLQVMAGLILCAYALKELGKASTSWLHAGLACVAGVAMLAIFVRRQRGRAHPLIDFAIFRNTAFSSAVASALFAAAALFGMELVFSQRLQLVLGMSPIQAALFILPLPLAAFVAGPLAGWMLGRISGKRLLVLSLLVSGAGMGGYLLSYDAAILPQMISLSVLGVGIGATMTAASSTIMQSASPERAGMAASIEEVSYELGGALGVTLMGSILSGVYAQSLTVPDGVPQAAMARDSLDEALIVAEGLSADMASTLTHLAKTAFDAGYAAVIATATVMLLATAAFVLLNRARRAAHAM is encoded by the coding sequence ATGCAGCGGATTCATTCAAACGCTGTCGCCGCGCCCAAATCGGGCCGCTGGCTGGTGCTGGCCATTGTGTCCGTCGCCTTGTTGTTGATCGTTGTCGACATGACCGTGCTGTACACAGCACTGCCCCGCCTCACGCATGAACTGGGCGTCACGGCGTCCGCAAAATTGTGGATTGTGAATGTGTACGCGCTGGTCGTATCCGGCCTGTTGCTGGGCATGGGCACGCTGGGCGACCGTTTGGGCCACAAGCGGCTGTTCATGATGGGCCTGGCGGTCTTTGGCGTGGCATCACTTGCCGCCGCCTATTCGCCGGACGCCGCCATTCTGATCGCGGCCCGCGTGTTGCTGGCGGTGGGGGCCGCCATGATGATGCCCGCCACCTTGTCCATCATCCGCCTGACCTTCGCCAACGAACGCGAACGCGCCGTCGCCATAGGCATCTGGGCCTCGGTCGCCTCGGGCGGCGCGGCGCTTGGGCCGGTCGTCGGCGGCATATTGCTGGAGCATTTCTGGTGGGGCTCGGTATTTCTGATCAACGTGCCCATCGTCTTGCTGGCGCTGCCCTTGGCCTGGCGCTTTATTCCCGCCAGCCGTCCGGATGCCTCGCGCCCGTGGGACCTGACCGGTTCGCTGCAAGTCATGGCCGGATTGATTTTGTGCGCCTACGCGCTCAAAGAACTGGGCAAGGCATCCACATCGTGGCTGCATGCGGGTCTTGCTTGCGTGGCGGGCGTGGCGATGCTGGCCATCTTTGTACGCCGCCAGCGCGGCCGTGCGCACCCGTTGATCGACTTCGCCATTTTCCGCAACACCGCGTTCAGCTCGGCAGTCGCTTCCGCGCTATTCGCGGCAGCCGCCCTGTTCGGCATGGAACTGGTGTTCAGCCAACGGCTGCAATTGGTGCTGGGCATGTCGCCAATCCAGGCAGCGTTGTTCATCCTGCCCTTGCCGCTGGCCGCCTTTGTGGCTGGTCCGCTGGCGGGCTGGATGCTGGGGCGCATCAGCGGCAAGCGGTTGCTGGTTCTATCGCTGCTGGTGTCGGGCGCCGGCATGGGCGGCTACTTGCTGAGTTATGACGCGGCCATCCTGCCGCAGATGATCAGCCTGAGTGTGCTGGGCGTAGGCATCGGCGCCACCATGACAGCGGCATCCAGCACCATCATGCAAAGCGCCTCGCCCGAACGCGCCGGCATGGCGGCATCCATTGAAGAGGTGTCGTACGAGCTGGGCGGCGCCTTGGGCGTTACGCTGATGGGGTCGATTCTGTCTGGGGTCTACGCGCAATCGCTGACCGTCCCTGACGGCGTGCCGCAAGCCGCCATGGCCCGCGACAGCCTGGACGAAGCCCTCATCGTGGCCGAGGGCCTGTCGGCGGACATGGCATCCACGTTGACCCACCTGGCCAAAACAGCTTTTGACGCGGGCTACGCCGCGGTGATCGCCACCGCGACGGTCATGCTGCTGGCCACGGCTGCCTTTGTGCTGTTGAACCGCGCGCGCCGGGCGGCGCACGCCATGTAA
- a CDS encoding LysR family transcriptional regulator yields the protein MQWTLDQLRQFVAAADAGSFSAAARQLGRAQSAVSTSVGLLEADLGVELFDRSRRNATLTPAGEVMLQEARELLRQAGGLNQRALSFAGGQDARLSIALDEALPYLVLGALVSELAGRFPALELTQLNGTATEVADYVQQGRARIAFHFDRGEPGSAFAHRYLGNVAQGIFVAAAHPLAKLPEVTRKDLARYRQLVMQMDGVDDVVLSPTVWRTDSFYSIAGMVADGLGWAILPLNIAEYESFRTALTRVPCAGLSLPMLSVRTLWLQGATLSGTELWLQQRMEQLLRAGALPDQLSSAVTRSPPA from the coding sequence ATGCAATGGACCTTGGATCAGCTTCGGCAATTTGTCGCCGCAGCCGACGCGGGCTCGTTTTCGGCCGCCGCCCGTCAGTTGGGCCGCGCGCAGTCCGCCGTCAGCACATCCGTGGGGCTGTTGGAAGCGGATCTGGGCGTGGAGTTGTTCGACAGGTCGCGCCGCAACGCCACGCTGACCCCTGCAGGCGAAGTGATGCTGCAAGAAGCACGCGAGCTATTACGCCAGGCCGGTGGCTTGAACCAGCGCGCCTTATCGTTTGCCGGCGGGCAGGACGCCCGGCTGTCGATTGCGCTAGATGAAGCCCTGCCGTATCTGGTGCTGGGCGCTTTGGTGAGCGAATTAGCCGGCCGCTTTCCGGCGCTGGAACTGACCCAGCTGAACGGCACGGCAACGGAAGTCGCCGATTATGTGCAGCAGGGGCGGGCCAGAATCGCCTTTCACTTTGACCGGGGTGAACCCGGCAGCGCCTTCGCGCACCGTTATCTGGGCAACGTGGCGCAAGGTATTTTTGTGGCGGCGGCGCACCCGCTGGCGAAGTTGCCGGAGGTGACGCGCAAGGACCTGGCACGCTACCGGCAACTGGTCATGCAGATGGACGGGGTGGACGATGTGGTGTTGAGTCCCACGGTGTGGCGCACCGACAGCTTCTACAGCATTGCGGGTATGGTGGCGGACGGCTTGGGCTGGGCGATTCTGCCGCTGAACATTGCCGAATACGAAAGCTTTCGCACCGCGCTTACGCGGGTGCCGTGCGCGGGCCTGTCTTTGCCCATGCTTTCCGTGCGAACGCTGTGGCTGCAAGGCGCCACGTTGAGCGGGACGGAGCTATGGTTGCAGCAGCGCATGGAGCAGCTGCTGCGGGCGGGGGCGTTGCCGGATCAGCTGAGCAGCGCGGTGACCAGATCGCCGCCCGCCTGA
- a CDS encoding GntR family transcriptional regulator has product MTQEVQPDPSADDIAKEVAAAIVAHKLPPGTRLREEALARVYKVSRTKIRAALLMLSKDKLINIVPDKGAFVSKPDANEAREVYTVRRILEAALAKEFVARATHADYRRIDAHLADERRALESGDVQTRNHLLGHFHILLAEAVGNSVLTGMLRELSARSAVITVLYQSSHDASCSSQEHHAFIEAARAGDTDRACALMDEHLEHVQTALNFTDDAQAGGDLVTALLS; this is encoded by the coding sequence ATGACCCAGGAAGTACAGCCAGACCCCAGCGCCGATGACATTGCCAAGGAAGTGGCAGCCGCTATCGTGGCGCACAAGCTTCCGCCGGGCACCCGGCTGCGTGAAGAAGCCCTGGCTCGGGTGTACAAGGTCAGCCGCACCAAGATCCGTGCGGCGCTCTTGATGCTGTCCAAGGACAAGCTGATCAATATCGTTCCCGACAAGGGCGCATTTGTCAGCAAACCCGACGCCAACGAGGCCCGCGAGGTCTATACGGTGCGCCGCATTCTGGAAGCCGCGCTGGCCAAGGAATTCGTGGCGCGCGCCACCCACGCCGACTACCGCCGGATTGACGCCCATCTGGCTGACGAGCGCCGCGCGCTGGAAAGCGGCGACGTGCAGACGCGCAATCATCTGCTGGGACACTTCCATATCCTGCTGGCGGAAGCCGTGGGGAATTCGGTCCTGACGGGCATGCTGCGCGAACTGTCTGCTCGCAGCGCCGTAATCACCGTGCTGTATCAAAGCTCGCACGACGCCAGTTGCTCATCGCAGGAGCATCACGCATTCATCGAAGCTGCCCGCGCGGGCGACACCGACCGCGCTTGCGCGCTGATGGACGAGCACCTGGAACACGTGCAAACGGCGCTGAATTTCACGGATGATGCTCAGGCGGGCGGCGATCTGGTCACCGCGCTGCTCAGCTGA
- a CDS encoding dipeptidase, with protein sequence MSHAIQPVLDHLAARQPQIEAWLNTFLRIPSVSADPAYAPSMAEARRFLCERLRSAGLRQVQELDGGGEPAIYGEWTGAPGRPTLLIYGHYDVQPADPLELWRTPPFEPTQVGDRLYARGASDVKGSTTIALEVVFAYLAAVQACPVNIKVFIEGEEETGSPSLRPLIERYRSLLTADAVLSADGGRASAVVSTINTGARGHAALEIKLRTAAKDLHSGRYGGGVRNALHDMAALLASLHREDGSVAVDGFHAGAQPPTPRQRSDTAAFPYDEAAFFSDVAGASHGEPGYSPRERITLRPALDVNGMWGGYTGAGTKTIIPCEASAKLTARIVEGQDPAQVIHSVLAHLQAACPPGCDLEVTALNTGSPAATLRPDHPLVTAAETVLQQSSDSKPIHVRLGASVPITSVFKETLGIDTLMFGYNLPDEDVHAPNEFFRLSSIPQGLQAWTRLLHELGNCHSSSFHRG encoded by the coding sequence ATGTCCCACGCCATCCAGCCCGTACTTGATCACCTGGCCGCACGCCAGCCGCAAATCGAAGCCTGGCTCAACACCTTTTTGCGCATTCCCAGCGTCAGCGCCGATCCGGCCTACGCGCCCTCCATGGCCGAAGCGCGCCGCTTTCTGTGTGAACGGTTGCGCAGTGCGGGCCTGCGCCAAGTGCAAGAACTGGATGGCGGCGGCGAGCCAGCGATATATGGCGAGTGGACCGGCGCGCCCGGCCGGCCAACGCTGCTGATCTATGGGCATTACGACGTGCAACCCGCCGATCCGCTCGAACTATGGCGCACACCGCCGTTCGAGCCCACGCAAGTGGGCGACCGGCTCTATGCTCGCGGCGCGTCCGACGTCAAAGGATCGACCACCATCGCGCTTGAAGTGGTGTTTGCCTATCTGGCGGCGGTTCAGGCCTGCCCGGTCAACATCAAAGTGTTCATTGAAGGCGAAGAGGAAACTGGCAGCCCTTCCTTGCGCCCCCTCATCGAGCGCTACCGTTCACTACTGACGGCAGACGCGGTGCTGTCGGCCGATGGCGGCCGTGCAAGCGCTGTCGTATCCACCATCAACACCGGCGCACGCGGCCACGCCGCGCTGGAAATCAAGCTGCGCACCGCCGCCAAGGATCTGCACTCCGGCCGGTACGGCGGTGGCGTACGCAACGCCTTGCACGACATGGCGGCGCTGCTTGCGTCGCTGCATAGAGAAGATGGCAGCGTCGCGGTGGACGGCTTTCACGCGGGCGCCCAACCGCCCACGCCACGCCAGCGCTCGGACACCGCGGCATTTCCGTATGACGAAGCCGCGTTCTTTTCGGACGTGGCAGGCGCCTCCCATGGCGAACCGGGCTACAGCCCGCGCGAACGGATCACACTGCGCCCTGCCCTGGACGTGAACGGCATGTGGGGCGGGTACACGGGTGCGGGCACCAAAACCATCATTCCATGCGAAGCCTCCGCCAAATTGACGGCGCGCATTGTTGAAGGCCAGGACCCCGCGCAGGTCATTCACTCCGTATTGGCCCATTTGCAAGCCGCATGCCCGCCAGGTTGCGACTTGGAGGTCACGGCGCTGAACACCGGCTCTCCCGCCGCCACCCTGCGACCGGACCACCCGCTGGTCACCGCCGCCGAAACCGTGCTGCAACAGTCATCGGACAGCAAACCGATACACGTGCGGCTGGGCGCCAGCGTGCCCATCACATCAGTCTTCAAGGAGACGCTGGGCATCGACACGCTGATGTTCGGCTACAACCTGCCCGATGAAGACGTGCACGCGCCGAACGAATTTTTCCGGCTGTCATCCATTCCGCAAGGTTTGCAAGCCTGGACACGCCTGCTGCACGAACTGGGCAACTGCCACTCATCCTCTTTTCACAGGGGCTGA
- a CDS encoding Bug family tripartite tricarboxylate transporter substrate binding protein, whose amino-acid sequence MKKILMFAAAALLTGLGAGASQAQNYPAKPVSLLVPYPAGAASDITARALQASMSQSLGAPVVVENLGGANGALGANRVLSAKADGYYLFQGSPNELILAGLTNKAVTYRPQEFQFVAPVATSPYVVVTRADLGAGNVDDLIAMARQRSVPLTYGSGGAGSMIHLITEALAQRTGIKLTHIPYRGGAPLITDMAGGQIDFAIMPYQANYEDLRREGRLKIIGTLNRERLKALPDVPSVQESAGLKDFNYTIWTAYLVKQGTPAHIVQKLHDAVQASLLDPAARKTLEAQGKILFPPQSLAEGEAFYTEQTASLAELVRQSGFRGE is encoded by the coding sequence ATGAAAAAAATCCTGATGTTTGCCGCCGCCGCCCTGTTGACCGGGCTGGGCGCGGGCGCCTCACAGGCGCAGAACTATCCCGCCAAACCCGTATCTTTGCTGGTGCCCTACCCGGCGGGCGCCGCCAGCGACATTACGGCCCGGGCGCTACAGGCGTCGATGTCGCAGTCCTTGGGCGCGCCTGTCGTGGTGGAAAACCTGGGCGGGGCCAACGGCGCGCTGGGAGCCAACCGCGTTTTGAGCGCCAAGGCCGATGGCTATTACCTGTTTCAAGGTTCGCCCAACGAGCTGATCCTGGCCGGGCTGACCAACAAGGCCGTCACCTACCGCCCGCAGGAATTCCAGTTTGTAGCGCCGGTTGCCACCTCGCCTTATGTGGTGGTGACGCGCGCTGACTTGGGCGCAGGCAATGTCGACGATTTGATCGCCATGGCGCGCCAGCGCAGCGTGCCGCTGACTTACGGTTCGGGCGGCGCGGGGTCGATGATCCATCTGATTACCGAAGCCTTGGCACAGCGCACCGGCATCAAGCTCACGCACATTCCCTATCGCGGCGGCGCGCCGCTGATCACGGATATGGCGGGCGGGCAGATCGATTTCGCCATCATGCCGTACCAGGCCAACTACGAAGATCTGCGTCGCGAGGGCCGTCTGAAGATCATCGGCACCTTGAACCGTGAACGCTTGAAGGCGCTGCCAGACGTGCCTAGCGTGCAGGAAAGCGCAGGACTGAAAGACTTCAACTACACGATCTGGACCGCCTATCTGGTCAAGCAAGGCACGCCTGCGCACATCGTGCAGAAACTGCACGATGCCGTGCAAGCGTCGCTGCTGGACCCCGCGGCACGCAAGACCCTGGAAGCCCAGGGAAAGATTCTGTTCCCGCCGCAGTCGCTCGCTGAAGGCGAGGCCTTCTACACCGAACAGACCGCCAGTCTGGCCGAGCTGGTCCGGCAAAGCGGCTTCCGCGGGGAATAG